A genomic region of Micromonospora sp. NBC_01796 contains the following coding sequences:
- a CDS encoding TetR/AcrR family transcriptional regulator — protein sequence MVRTKDPAVRTLLIERAAQMLRAREPVTLRSLVAGTGASTMAVYTYFGGMDGLWRATRQEGFIRLAAKLEAVPLSADPVRDLAALGAAYLSNALANPDLYRVMFDAGFELVDPAAADETLHCLLHAIGRAKEIGRFRSDVDALALATQSWAIGHGLVSLVATGPLPRQALDYGAPMLTALFVGCGDDPDSCRRSVELGWRPEPHHETTPTRQPPPVST from the coding sequence ATGGTCAGAACGAAAGACCCGGCAGTTCGCACCCTGCTGATCGAGCGGGCCGCACAGATGCTGCGCGCCCGGGAGCCGGTCACCCTGCGCTCGCTCGTCGCGGGTACCGGCGCGTCGACCATGGCCGTCTACACCTACTTCGGCGGGATGGACGGCTTGTGGCGGGCAACGCGTCAGGAGGGGTTCATCCGCCTGGCCGCCAAGCTCGAGGCGGTCCCGCTCTCAGCGGACCCGGTACGGGACCTTGCCGCCCTGGGGGCCGCATACCTATCCAATGCCCTGGCCAACCCCGACCTATACCGAGTCATGTTCGACGCCGGCTTCGAGTTGGTAGATCCGGCGGCCGCGGACGAAACCCTGCACTGTCTGCTACACGCGATCGGGCGGGCCAAGGAAATCGGACGGTTTCGCAGCGATGTCGACGCCCTGGCCCTGGCCACCCAAAGCTGGGCCATCGGTCACGGACTGGTGTCCTTGGTGGCCACCGGGCCCCTACCGCGCCAAGCACTCGACTACGGCGCACCCATGCTCACCGCCCTGTTCGTCGGTTGCGGCGACGACCCAGACAGCTGCCGACGGTCAGTCGAGCTCGGTTGGCGCCCCGAACCTCACCACGAAACCACCCCGACCCGCCAGCCTCCACCTGTCAGCACCTGA
- a CDS encoding AraC family transcriptional regulator, translated as MDVLSDAISAMRVGRPSLTLVAVEPSWRGDVELFDGARFYVVTAGSIRVARSTLVAGDAVLLPHGTAHTLENAANALDGTAHVLSGAYQLDRARPHPMFQSLPEIVSLPAHPDRYPGLQTSIDLVRAEIAGDAYGTDLVLPALLDVLFVHLVRAYLIDRASSPSATGWCVALDDAVVGRSLRAVHERPAHPWTVESLGAHAGLSRAAFARRFTALVGQPPLTYLTWWRLTTAAHLLETTDVPLSVVAQRTGYGSAYAFANAFKREYGVSAGRYRQQRHTGSGTQAARGEA; from the coding sequence ATGGATGTTCTCAGCGACGCGATCAGCGCCATGCGGGTGGGCCGGCCCTCCTTGACGCTGGTCGCGGTGGAGCCGTCGTGGAGGGGTGACGTCGAGCTCTTCGACGGTGCCCGGTTCTACGTGGTCACCGCGGGGAGCATCCGGGTCGCCCGGTCTACGCTGGTGGCCGGCGACGCGGTGCTGCTCCCGCACGGCACCGCGCACACCCTGGAGAACGCCGCGAACGCCTTGGACGGCACCGCGCACGTGCTGTCCGGGGCCTACCAGCTGGACCGCGCACGTCCGCACCCCATGTTCCAGAGCCTTCCGGAGATCGTCAGCCTCCCCGCCCACCCGGACCGGTACCCCGGCCTGCAAACATCGATCGATCTGGTACGCGCCGAGATCGCCGGCGACGCGTACGGGACGGATCTGGTCCTGCCCGCCCTGCTGGACGTGCTCTTCGTCCACCTGGTCCGCGCCTACCTGATCGACCGCGCGTCGTCGCCATCGGCCACCGGCTGGTGCGTCGCTCTCGACGACGCGGTGGTCGGCCGATCACTGCGGGCCGTGCACGAACGCCCCGCACATCCCTGGACCGTGGAGTCGCTGGGCGCGCACGCGGGCCTGTCGCGGGCCGCGTTCGCCCGCCGGTTCACCGCCCTGGTCGGGCAGCCGCCGCTGACGTACCTGACGTGGTGGCGGCTGACCACGGCGGCGCACCTGCTGGAGACGACCGATGTCCCGCTCTCGGTCGTCGCCCAGCGCACCGGGTACGGCTCGGCGTACGCCTTTGCCAACGCCTTCAAACGGGAGTACGGCGTCTCCGCGGGACGATATCGGCAGCAACGCCACACCGGCAGCGGGACGCAGGCCGCCCGCGGCGAGGCGTAG
- a CDS encoding nuclear transport factor 2 family protein, with protein sequence MNDNTLPNAVENFIAATNAHDTNALAAVFGDGATVRDDGKTWVGKAEIREWIQGHLITPKIVLTPTSFADDRLVASGDGDFPGGPLSFSFVFGIKDDQVNDLAIAPV encoded by the coding sequence ATGAACGACAACACGCTGCCCAACGCCGTCGAGAACTTCATCGCGGCCACCAACGCGCACGACACGAACGCCCTGGCCGCAGTCTTCGGCGACGGAGCCACCGTGCGCGACGACGGGAAAACCTGGGTCGGCAAGGCCGAGATCCGCGAGTGGATCCAGGGGCATCTGATCACCCCCAAGATCGTGCTCACGCCGACCTCGTTCGCCGACGACCGGCTGGTGGCCTCCGGGGACGGCGACTTCCCCGGCGGGCCGCTGTCCTTCTCGTTCGTGTTTGGCATCAAGGACGACCAGGTCAACGACCTCGCGATCGCCCCCGTCTGA
- a CDS encoding transposase family protein, whose translation MPAAPPPNGRRHPHPDLPPIVRSGACTGHAALVRACTVLLCRRRVKTGSGTHFVSRVRRWLGLSARVEIISALLPHLVGLRLQAVVVRGVESGSTRRHRTVQMPCGACGTWSSTVDGRYVRLLADVRLGGHEVLLALTVRRFACVNSGCRRRTFVEQVASADRVRWLCRHSLSQSVQVVNGESERFGAGCSAGY comes from the coding sequence ATGCCGGCAGCACCACCGCCCAATGGCCGACGTCATCCGCATCCAGATCTGCCGCCGATCGTGCGCTCGGGCGCCTGCACCGGTCACGCCGCGTTGGTCAGAGCTTGCACGGTTCTCTTGTGTCGACGACGCGTGAAGACTGGCTCTGGCACACATTTTGTGAGTCGCGTTCGTCGGTGGCTCGGGTTGAGTGCGCGGGTGGAGATCATCTCGGCGTTGCTTCCGCATCTGGTGGGGTTGCGGTTGCAAGCGGTGGTGGTGCGGGGCGTCGAGTCAGGATCGACGCGGCGACACAGAACGGTGCAGATGCCGTGCGGCGCTTGCGGCACTTGGTCGTCCACCGTGGATGGTCGCTATGTTCGACTGTTGGCCGATGTCAGGTTGGGTGGCCATGAAGTGCTGCTCGCGCTGACGGTCCGCCGATTCGCCTGCGTCAACAGCGGGTGCCGGCGGCGGACGTTTGTCGAGCAGGTGGCGTCAGCGGACCGGGTGCGGTGGCTCTGCCGACATTCGCTCAGCCAGTCCGTTCAGGTCGTCAACGGTGAGAGTGAACGATTCGGAGCTGGGTGCTCCGCCGGCTACTGA
- a CDS encoding IS3 family transposase: MRFIHEHRDQFAVALLLRVLNIGTSTYYAWVKQAEQPCDRDVVDLGLLSNIHEIWATSGHTYGADRVHRQLRRDGIRVGRKRVERLMADQGWQGAFLRRGWHGGSTRQNPNATPAPDLVNRDFTATGPNRLWVADATRIPCAEGVFWLAAVRDAFSRRIVGWKTSDRCDTDLILAALEYGIWSRDVRDGQLIHHSDRGPNYTSFRFTERLQDNGILPSMGSVGDSYDNALMENFWSTLKIELVYRTSWRTRDEAENAIFAYINAWYNTRRIQKELGYLSPDEYETAWHTHQNDQAEPPIATPAPAGSR, from the coding sequence ATGAGGTTCATCCACGAACACCGTGACCAGTTCGCGGTCGCGCTCCTGCTACGGGTCCTGAACATCGGCACATCCACCTACTACGCCTGGGTCAAGCAGGCCGAACAGCCCTGCGACCGGGACGTGGTCGACCTGGGCCTGCTGTCCAACATCCACGAGATCTGGGCCACGTCCGGGCACACCTACGGCGCGGACCGGGTGCACCGGCAGCTACGCCGTGACGGCATCCGGGTGGGCCGCAAGCGGGTCGAGCGGTTGATGGCCGACCAGGGTTGGCAGGGCGCGTTCCTGCGCCGAGGCTGGCACGGCGGCTCCACCCGACAGAACCCGAACGCGACGCCGGCACCGGACCTGGTCAACCGCGACTTCACCGCGACCGGGCCGAACCGACTCTGGGTCGCCGACGCCACCCGCATCCCCTGCGCTGAGGGCGTGTTCTGGCTCGCCGCGGTCCGCGACGCGTTCTCCCGCCGGATCGTCGGGTGGAAGACCTCCGACCGCTGCGACACCGACCTGATCCTCGCCGCCCTCGAATACGGCATCTGGTCCCGCGACGTCCGCGACGGCCAGTTGATCCACCACAGCGACAGGGGCCCGAACTACACGTCTTTCCGCTTCACCGAACGCCTGCAAGACAACGGAATCCTGCCGTCGATGGGCTCCGTCGGCGACTCGTACGACAACGCCCTGATGGAGAACTTCTGGTCCACCCTGAAGATCGAACTCGTCTACCGCACCTCGTGGCGGACCCGCGACGAGGCCGAGAACGCGATCTTCGCCTACATCAACGCCTGGTACAACACCCGCCGCATCCAGAAGGAACTGGGCTACCTCAGCCCCGACGAGTACGAAACCGCCTGGCACACCCACCAGAACGACCAGGCCGAGCCACCTATCGCCACCCCTGCACCAGCCGGCAGCAGGTAA
- a CDS encoding RidA family protein codes for MAVQLVNPDGLPKPEVYRQLSIATGSRLVFLAGQVARDADGNPVGDGDLAAQVEQAYLNIGTALAEIGGSFDDVAKLTIYIVDWSPDKMPLLGEGVTRAAAKLGIDPVKPITLLGVSALGEPDLLVEVEATAVID; via the coding sequence ATGGCTGTGCAACTGGTCAACCCTGACGGCCTGCCGAAACCCGAGGTGTACCGGCAGTTGTCGATCGCCACCGGATCGAGGCTGGTATTCCTGGCAGGGCAGGTAGCTCGCGATGCCGATGGGAACCCGGTCGGCGACGGAGATCTGGCCGCCCAGGTCGAGCAGGCATATCTCAACATCGGCACGGCCCTGGCTGAGATCGGTGGCTCGTTCGACGACGTGGCGAAGTTGACCATCTACATCGTCGACTGGTCACCTGACAAAATGCCGTTGCTCGGCGAAGGCGTGACCAGGGCGGCCGCGAAGCTGGGGATTGACCCCGTCAAACCGATCACCCTCCTGGGTGTCTCCGCGCTGGGCGAGCCCGACCTGTTGGTCGAGGTGGAGGCCACCGCCGTCATCGACTGA
- a CDS encoding MBL fold metallo-hydrolase, with protein MQKIILGDVQVLRIVEDQTAFSTVDVLFPSVPDEMWEEHASWLAPHFIDAATREWQATVQTWVLRSAGRTVLVDTGLGNDKNRAVDVFHMRQGDFLDRLAAAGVRPEDVDIVVNTHLHNDHVGWNTRLVDGEWVPMFPHARYLISRAEFDYWNPANGHVPQSPFQSAGDTGATFTDSVLPVHQAGQTVLWEGDSYRIDEDLVLELAPGHTPGSAVLRLVSGTDRALFVGDVIHVPLQVLEPDHDTCLSEDQAEASRTRRRILHQAAATNSLVLPAHLGGTGTLRVTGAFSITDRTLLPVG; from the coding sequence ATGCAAAAGATCATTCTCGGCGACGTACAGGTGCTCCGCATTGTGGAGGACCAGACGGCCTTCTCCACCGTCGATGTGCTGTTCCCCTCCGTGCCCGATGAGATGTGGGAGGAGCACGCCTCCTGGCTGGCGCCCCACTTCATCGACGCCGCGACGCGCGAGTGGCAGGCGACCGTGCAGACCTGGGTGCTGCGCAGCGCGGGCCGTACTGTTCTCGTCGACACCGGGCTCGGCAACGACAAGAACCGCGCGGTCGACGTCTTCCACATGCGGCAGGGCGACTTCCTCGACCGGCTGGCCGCGGCCGGGGTGCGGCCGGAGGACGTCGACATCGTCGTCAACACCCACCTCCACAACGATCACGTGGGCTGGAACACCCGGCTGGTGGACGGCGAGTGGGTGCCCATGTTCCCCCACGCGCGATACCTGATCAGCCGTGCCGAGTTCGACTACTGGAATCCGGCCAACGGCCACGTCCCGCAGTCCCCGTTCCAGTCCGCGGGCGACACCGGGGCCACGTTCACCGACAGTGTCCTGCCGGTTCACCAGGCCGGTCAGACGGTGCTGTGGGAGGGCGACAGTTACCGCATCGACGAGGACCTGGTGCTGGAACTGGCACCCGGGCACACGCCCGGTTCGGCCGTGCTGCGGCTCGTATCCGGCACCGACCGGGCCCTGTTCGTCGGCGACGTCATCCACGTCCCGCTCCAGGTGCTCGAACCCGATCACGATACCTGCCTGAGCGAGGACCAGGCCGAGGCGTCCCGCACCCGCCGCCGGATTCTGCACCAGGCGGCCGCGACGAACAGCTTGGTGCTGCCGGCGCACCTCGGCGGGACGGGCACGCTCCGTGTCACCGGCGCCTTCTCGATCACCGACCGGACGCTGCTGCCGGTCGGCTGA
- a CDS encoding transposase: protein MAAPKKYPDELRQRAVRLYRESDPKPVIRRMAEQLGVHHEALRNWIRQAEADAGERDDRPSSDMLAENRRLLKENAELRRANEILKAASAYFAAELDPTRRRS from the coding sequence GTGGCAGCACCGAAGAAGTACCCCGACGAGCTGCGTCAGCGTGCTGTGCGTTTGTACCGCGAGTCGGACCCGAAGCCGGTCATCCGGCGTATGGCCGAGCAGCTTGGCGTGCATCACGAGGCGTTGCGGAACTGGATCCGTCAGGCCGAGGCCGACGCGGGCGAGCGGGACGACCGGCCCAGTAGCGACATGCTGGCCGAGAACCGCCGGCTGTTGAAGGAGAACGCGGAGCTACGTCGGGCGAACGAGATCCTGAAGGCGGCGAGCGCGTATTTCGCGGCGGAGCTCGACCCGACCCGGCGACGGTCATGA
- a CDS encoding TetR/AcrR family transcriptional regulator → MQNARDRLLLAGAELLEAGGTVSTRAVCDRAGVQAPTLYHHFGSKQGLIDAVANHGFTQYTVVENSGDPLDDLRKGWDRHVRFGLEHPSFYGLLYGRAEPGKPCAVTAPAHAALRERFTAAATRGLLKVPAADAAEQVFAANVGITLTLISQPDPDFGLSGRVRESALAGVLHTPSADAPATRASAALTLRALVDNDPGDLTPGEHGLLGELLERLAR, encoded by the coding sequence ATGCAGAACGCACGAGATCGACTCCTGCTCGCCGGGGCAGAGTTGCTGGAGGCCGGCGGCACGGTGTCCACGAGGGCGGTGTGCGACCGCGCCGGGGTGCAGGCCCCGACGCTGTACCACCACTTCGGCAGCAAGCAGGGCCTGATCGACGCCGTGGCGAACCACGGCTTCACCCAGTACACGGTGGTCGAGAACTCGGGCGACCCGCTGGACGACCTGCGCAAGGGCTGGGACAGGCACGTGCGGTTCGGGCTGGAGCACCCGTCGTTCTACGGGCTGCTTTATGGCCGCGCCGAGCCGGGAAAGCCCTGCGCCGTCACCGCTCCCGCGCACGCCGCGCTGCGTGAGCGGTTCACCGCCGCAGCAACCCGGGGCCTGCTCAAGGTGCCGGCGGCCGACGCTGCCGAACAGGTGTTCGCCGCCAACGTCGGCATCACGCTCACCCTGATTAGCCAGCCGGACCCGGATTTCGGGCTGTCCGGACGCGTCCGCGAGTCCGCGCTGGCCGGAGTCCTGCACACACCCTCCGCCGACGCCCCCGCGACCCGGGCAAGCGCCGCATTGACGTTGCGTGCGCTGGTCGACAACGACCCGGGCGACCTCACCCCCGGCGAACACGGACTGCTCGGCGAACTGCTGGAGCGCCTGGCCCGCTAG
- a CDS encoding aldehyde dehydrogenase family protein — protein MIAASAEMFRHRFGTKDAGGRSIVTLRHYSRLETLMIDTNDLQRIFARLRANRRSIRHSGAEERIARLERLRTEVADRAADIGEAIHADLGRPADNRDEIETVMGNLDKVAVELADWMKPVQVPQTPDLPPAKDIYVQYEPRGVVLLFGTWDFPIGMFFSPLIQAIAAGNVVLAKTSDLAPATAAVIAEIVRAAFAEDEVAVVTEADDITNDDLLELPVDHIFLTGSRRVGRSAG, from the coding sequence ATGATCGCTGCCTCGGCCGAAATGTTTAGGCACCGCTTCGGCACGAAGGATGCCGGTGGGCGAAGCATTGTCACCCTCCGTCATTATTCCCGACTGGAGACGCTCATGATCGACACGAATGACCTACAACGAATCTTCGCCCGCCTGAGGGCAAACCGGCGGAGCATCCGGCACAGCGGCGCCGAGGAACGCATCGCCCGCCTCGAACGCCTCCGCACCGAGGTCGCCGACCGGGCCGCCGACATCGGCGAAGCCATCCACGCCGACCTGGGCCGCCCGGCAGACAACCGCGACGAGATCGAGACTGTCATGGGCAATCTCGACAAGGTGGCCGTTGAGCTTGCCGACTGGATGAAGCCAGTCCAGGTACCGCAGACCCCGGACCTGCCACCCGCCAAGGACATCTACGTCCAGTACGAGCCGCGCGGTGTCGTGCTGTTGTTCGGAACCTGGGACTTCCCGATCGGCATGTTCTTCTCGCCGCTGATCCAAGCGATCGCGGCTGGCAACGTCGTGCTCGCCAAGACCAGCGACCTTGCTCCCGCCACCGCCGCGGTCATCGCCGAGATTGTCCGGGCGGCGTTCGCGGAGGACGAGGTCGCCGTGGTCACCGAGGCCGACGACATCACCAACGACGATTTGCTCGAACTTCCGGTCGACCACATCTTCCTGACCGGCAGCCGGCGGGTCGGCAGGTCGGCAGGCTGA
- a CDS encoding haloacid dehalogenase type II, whose translation MALDLDRIRLIIFDVLGTVVDDAGCATAEFEATIREITGKTGRGAELATGWLRHCDERTRSIAAGRADWLSMDDINYDALVQAAAERHLDLPEPALRRLAGVQQRMIPWPDSVPALRSMSRRYPVVALSNASLATLAEMSRHGSLPWNCVLSGELVHSYKPDPAVYAMALRLLRATPDETLFAAAHPWDLGAAAATGIRTAYITRSVAGGAPSSESFTLTVDDLNGLAERMSAEPPHPVR comes from the coding sequence ATGGCGCTGGACTTGGACCGGATTCGCCTGATCATCTTCGACGTGCTCGGCACGGTTGTCGACGATGCCGGTTGCGCGACCGCCGAGTTCGAGGCGACCATCCGTGAGATCACCGGAAAGACGGGCCGGGGCGCGGAGTTGGCGACCGGATGGCTGCGCCACTGCGACGAGCGGACCCGCTCGATCGCCGCCGGCAGGGCCGACTGGCTGTCGATGGACGACATCAACTACGACGCGCTGGTCCAAGCGGCGGCCGAGCGGCACCTGGACCTCCCGGAACCCGCGTTGCGCAGACTCGCCGGGGTCCAACAGCGGATGATTCCGTGGCCGGACTCGGTACCCGCGCTGCGGAGCATGTCGCGTCGGTACCCGGTGGTGGCGTTATCGAACGCGTCCCTCGCCACGCTCGCCGAGATGAGCCGGCACGGCAGCCTGCCCTGGAACTGCGTGCTCTCCGGAGAACTGGTCCACTCCTACAAGCCTGACCCCGCCGTGTACGCGATGGCGTTACGCCTGCTGCGGGCCACCCCGGACGAGACGCTGTTCGCCGCCGCGCATCCCTGGGACCTGGGGGCAGCGGCAGCAACGGGGATCCGGACGGCATACATCACCCGCTCAGTAGCCGGCGGAGCACCCAGCTCCGAATCGTTCACTCTCACCGTTGACGACCTGAACGGACTGGCTGAGCGAATGTCGGCAGAGCCACCGCACCCGGTCCGCTGA
- a CDS encoding SDR family NAD(P)-dependent oxidoreductase, producing MRTWFITGGTPGGFGLVYAEAALAQGDQVAVTARRPSELQKWAEPHGDRVLVLQLDVTDADQVRAAVKTAEERFGGIDVLVNSAGRGWYGSIEGAPDETIRRTFDLNLFAVVEVMRAVLPGMRARGDGWIVNMSSVAGLVGAQGFGYYAAAKFAIEGLTETLRQEVEPFGVRVLAVEPGAFRTSAFSYFQNEPVNETVDAYVPMVEAVKAAFVDANGKQAGDPVRGVQAVISAMNAPVPPHRIVLGNSGYDVVVAMHENALAELRANEKLSRSADF from the coding sequence ATGAGGACTTGGTTCATCACTGGTGGGACGCCCGGAGGTTTCGGCCTGGTCTATGCCGAGGCCGCACTGGCACAGGGAGACCAGGTGGCGGTGACGGCGCGTCGGCCATCTGAGCTGCAGAAATGGGCTGAACCGCACGGCGACCGTGTGCTGGTTCTCCAGCTCGATGTCACCGATGCCGACCAGGTACGTGCGGCGGTCAAGACGGCAGAGGAACGGTTCGGCGGAATCGACGTGCTCGTCAACAGCGCGGGCCGTGGCTGGTACGGCTCGATCGAGGGGGCCCCCGACGAGACGATCCGCCGCACGTTCGACCTCAACCTGTTCGCCGTCGTCGAGGTGATGCGCGCGGTCCTGCCGGGTATGCGGGCACGCGGCGACGGCTGGATCGTGAACATGTCGTCGGTGGCTGGCCTCGTCGGCGCACAGGGGTTCGGCTACTACGCGGCGGCGAAATTCGCGATCGAAGGACTCACCGAGACACTGCGCCAGGAAGTCGAGCCGTTCGGTGTGCGCGTGCTCGCCGTAGAGCCGGGAGCCTTCCGCACCAGTGCCTTCTCCTACTTCCAGAACGAGCCCGTCAACGAGACCGTCGATGCCTACGTGCCGATGGTCGAGGCAGTCAAGGCGGCGTTCGTGGACGCTAACGGCAAGCAGGCAGGTGACCCTGTTCGTGGCGTGCAAGCCGTGATCAGCGCGATGAACGCACCCGTTCCACCGCACCGGATCGTGCTCGGCAACTCCGGCTACGACGTCGTTGTCGCGATGCACGAGAACGCACTCGCCGAGCTGCGCGCGAACGAAAAGCTTTCACGCAGTGCGGACTTCTGA